A portion of the Miscanthus floridulus cultivar M001 unplaced genomic scaffold, ASM1932011v1 fs_286_1_2, whole genome shotgun sequence genome contains these proteins:
- the LOC136531133 gene encoding RING-H2 finger protein ATL79-like, which translates to MSVEQLHARRLLSHAAAAAAPSAGPTAVQVEVSAAHTHAHAAAPFSSLNTTVITVLSLLLCGLVVVLVVHAVVRCAFRVTRRVCYGQDEEPPGGGGGDASAAASSSCQAGPRRKRGPRTGLPPWIVYSREVELTGCGAAECAICLTEFLQGDRVRALPHCNHGFHMRCIDRWLAARQTCPTCRRAPFAAKPSPSLPDSAEAPEVRQLQVHVEAGARQRPETK; encoded by the coding sequence ATGAGCGTCGAACAGTTGCATGCAAGGAGGCTGCTgtcgcacgccgccgccgcggctgccCCGTCGGCGGGACCGACGGCGGTGCAGGTGGAGGTGTCTGCAGCGCACACGCACGCGCACGCAGCAGCGCCCTTCAGCTCGCTGAACACGACGGTGATCACGGTGCTGTCGCTACTCCTGTGCGGCCTGGTGGTCGTACTCGTGGTGCACGCGGTCGTCCGGTGCGCGTTCCGCGTCACGCGCCGCGTGTGCTACGGCCAGGACGAGGAGCcccccggcggcggtggcggggatgcgtcggcggcggcctcctcctcctgccAGGCCGGGCCCAGGAGGAAGCGCGGGCCGCGAACCGGGCTGCCCCCGTGGATAGTCTACTCCCGCGAAGTGGAGCTCACCGGGTGTGGCGCGGCGGAATGCGCCATCTGCCTCACGGAATTCCTGCAGGGTGACCGCGTGCGCGCGCTGCCGCACTGCAACCACGGCTTCCACATGCGGTGCATCGACCGCTGGCTCGCCGCGCGGCAGACGTGCCCCACGTGCAGGCGGGCGCCGTTCGCCGCTAAACCCTCCCCCTCCCTGCCGGACAGCGCGGAGGCGCCGGAGGTCCGGCAGCTTCAGGTGCACGTTGAAGCCGGGGCCCGGCAGCGGCCCGAGACTAAATAG